In one Ralstonia pickettii genomic region, the following are encoded:
- a CDS encoding family 2A encapsulin nanocompartment cargo protein cysteine desulfurase, translated as MTTPTPTSNAPGVSGLALPAGDVPAGLPDAAALAQLANAFFTALPGREPEPAIDLAPVGTSPQLNALPVADAAPIASHVPVLGVPTQYAAALPQLAPGHGQPVPAHPVSAPSSPYYFLGEASGYQSAAPHAGVAASEAGVPEDRVSAQPFQLPGTDALARLIDGASGTPPAGPDALRQPGGAAQAGQFYFLAPAGGPAAPTLEAPRNTRDQQSHQPHRVGAFDVHAVRRDFPILAERVNGRPLIWLDNAATTHKPQAVIDRLAYFYAHENSNIHRAAHELAARATDAYEGARNKAARFLGARSASEIIFVRGATEAINLVAQTFGRQHIGAGDEIIVSHLEHHANIVPWQQLAAQVGARIRVIPVDDSGQILLDEYRKLLSPRTKLVSVTQVSNALGTVTPVQEIIALAHAAGARVLVDGAQAVSHLRVNVQALDADFYVFSGHKVFGPTGIGVVYGKQDLLDTLPPWQGGGNMIADVTFEKTLYQPAPARFEAGTGNIADAVGLGAALDYVERIGLEHIARYEHDLLVYATHGLSRIPGLRLIGTAANKASVLSFTLAGYRTEEVGAALNREGIAVRSGHHCAQPILRRFGVEATVRPSLAFYNTCEEVDELVRVVGALARR; from the coding sequence ATGACTACCCCGACACCTACAAGTAATGCGCCCGGCGTGAGCGGCCTGGCGCTGCCGGCGGGCGACGTGCCGGCTGGTTTGCCGGATGCGGCTGCGCTGGCGCAACTGGCCAACGCGTTCTTCACGGCGCTACCCGGCAGGGAGCCAGAGCCCGCCATCGATCTGGCGCCGGTGGGCACATCGCCGCAGTTGAACGCGTTGCCCGTTGCGGATGCCGCACCGATTGCATCGCACGTCCCTGTGCTGGGTGTGCCGACGCAGTATGCGGCGGCGCTGCCGCAGCTGGCACCCGGTCATGGCCAGCCTGTACCTGCGCATCCCGTCTCGGCCCCGAGTTCGCCGTACTACTTCCTCGGTGAGGCGAGCGGATATCAGTCCGCTGCGCCGCATGCGGGGGTGGCGGCGTCGGAGGCGGGTGTGCCGGAGGATCGTGTCTCAGCGCAGCCGTTTCAGCTACCGGGCACCGATGCGCTGGCACGGTTGATCGATGGCGCATCTGGCACGCCGCCTGCGGGGCCGGATGCATTGCGGCAACCGGGTGGGGCTGCGCAGGCGGGGCAGTTCTACTTCCTCGCGCCAGCCGGCGGCCCGGCCGCGCCCACGCTGGAGGCACCGCGCAATACGAGGGACCAGCAGAGCCACCAGCCGCATCGCGTTGGCGCTTTCGACGTGCATGCCGTGCGGCGGGATTTTCCGATCCTGGCCGAGCGCGTCAATGGCCGACCGCTGATCTGGCTGGACAACGCTGCCACCACACACAAGCCGCAAGCGGTGATCGATCGGCTGGCGTATTTCTACGCGCACGAGAACTCCAACATCCACCGCGCGGCGCATGAACTGGCCGCACGTGCAACCGACGCATATGAGGGTGCCCGCAACAAGGCGGCGCGCTTTCTCGGTGCGCGGTCGGCCAGCGAGATCATCTTCGTGCGCGGCGCCACCGAGGCGATCAACCTCGTTGCGCAGACGTTTGGCCGTCAGCACATCGGCGCGGGGGACGAGATCATCGTCTCGCACCTGGAGCACCACGCCAACATCGTGCCGTGGCAGCAGCTGGCCGCGCAGGTGGGGGCGCGCATCCGCGTGATTCCGGTGGACGACAGCGGGCAGATCCTGCTGGATGAATACCGCAAGCTGCTGAGCCCCCGGACGAAGTTGGTGTCGGTCACGCAGGTGTCGAATGCGCTGGGGACGGTGACGCCCGTGCAGGAGATCATCGCACTGGCGCATGCGGCCGGCGCGCGCGTGCTGGTGGACGGGGCGCAGGCGGTCTCGCACTTGCGTGTGAACGTGCAGGCGCTGGACGCGGACTTTTACGTGTTCTCCGGCCACAAGGTCTTCGGGCCGACAGGCATTGGCGTGGTCTACGGCAAGCAGGATCTGCTCGACACGCTGCCGCCGTGGCAGGGCGGCGGCAACATGATTGCCGACGTCACGTTCGAGAAGACGCTGTACCAGCCCGCACCCGCGCGCTTCGAGGCCGGCACCGGCAACATTGCCGACGCGGTGGGGCTGGGCGCTGCGCTTGATTACGTCGAGCGTATCGGCCTGGAGCACATCGCGCGCTACGAGCACGACCTGCTGGTGTATGCCACGCATGGGCTGTCGCGCATTCCCGGTTTGCGGCTGATCGGTACGGCTGCCAACAAGGCGAGCGTGCTGTCGTTCACGCTGGCTGGGTACCGCACCGAAGAAGTGGGCGCGGCGCTCAACCGCGAAGGTATTGCCGTGCGCTCCGGCCATCACTGTGCGCAGCCCATCCTGCGGCGCTTTGGGGTGGAGGCCACGGTGCGGCCATCCCTGGCGTTTTACAACACGTGCGAGGAGGTGGATGAACTCGTGCGCGTGGTGGGGGCGCTGGCCCGGCGGTAA
- a CDS encoding ATP-binding protein — protein sequence MPQGIAIPVCNPGPGIPHTALPPLFERFYRGAPSQAQSSAQSSQSTGLGLATVKPSWTCTVVACRPAARRVGGPGSGSCFRLDARLTYQSAVPTAYALHPARRRAESADTRPSPPNR from the coding sequence GTGCCGCAAGGGATCGCCATTCCCGTGTGCAACCCGGGGCCGGGCATTCCGCACACCGCCCTGCCGCCGCTGTTCGAGCGGTTCTACCGGGGCGCCCCCTCGCAGGCGCAATCCAGTGCGCAATCAAGCCAGTCGACCGGGTTGGGACTGGCCACCGTCAAACCATCATGGACCTGCACGGTGGTAGCGTGCAGGCCAGCAGCTCGCCGGGTGGGCGGACCGGGTTCCGGCTCGTGTTTCCGGCTTGACGCAAGGCTTACGTACCAATCCGCTGTGCCGACGGCGTACGCGCTGCATCCTGCCCGTCGTCGCGCAGAATCTGCCGATACGCGGCCATCACCACCAAACCGATGA
- a CDS encoding DUF2917 domain-containing protein yields MREIRIFELDRPGVPVSWRSARAQTIAAQAGLLWVTQEHQRQDIWLKPGQSIDVPAGVRFWLSGEPVEGTPARFAVTEDINAPRRLLRFIGLVVMAAYRQILRDDGQDAARTPSAQRIGT; encoded by the coding sequence ATGCGCGAAATCAGAATCTTCGAACTGGACCGGCCGGGCGTGCCGGTGAGCTGGCGGTCGGCACGGGCCCAAACCATCGCCGCACAAGCCGGGCTGCTGTGGGTCACGCAAGAGCATCAGCGCCAGGACATCTGGCTCAAGCCCGGCCAGTCGATCGACGTGCCGGCGGGCGTGCGCTTCTGGCTGTCCGGTGAGCCGGTTGAAGGCACGCCAGCGCGCTTTGCCGTGACCGAAGACATCAACGCCCCGCGCCGCCTGCTGCGCTTCATCGGTTTGGTGGTGATGGCCGCGTATCGGCAGATTCTGCGCGACGACGGGCAGGATGCAGCGCGTACGCCGTCGGCACAGCGGATTGGTACGTAA
- a CDS encoding methionine ABC transporter permease, translating into MSPLTIDRIWQGLLDTLTMVSASALIAVLAGIPLALILVLTAPGNALESPRVHRVLGALINGFRATPFIILLVALLPFTRLVVGATIGVWAAVVPLSISATPFFARIAEISLREVDRGLMEAAQAMGCERRHIVWHVLLPEALPGIIGGFTLTVVSLIGASAMAGAVGAGGLGDIAIRYGYQRFDTTVMAVVIVVLIGLVSLVQWVGDVSVRRLKAR; encoded by the coding sequence ATGTCGCCGCTCACGATTGACCGCATCTGGCAGGGCTTGCTCGACACGCTCACGATGGTGTCGGCCTCCGCGCTGATCGCCGTGCTGGCCGGTATTCCGCTGGCGCTCATCCTGGTGCTGACCGCGCCGGGCAATGCGCTGGAGTCGCCGCGCGTACACCGCGTGCTGGGTGCACTCATCAACGGCTTTCGGGCCACGCCATTCATCATCCTGCTGGTGGCGCTGCTGCCGTTCACGCGGCTGGTGGTGGGCGCAACGATTGGCGTATGGGCGGCGGTCGTACCGCTGTCGATCAGCGCCACACCGTTCTTCGCGCGCATTGCCGAGATCAGCCTGCGCGAGGTCGACCGCGGCCTGATGGAAGCCGCCCAGGCCATGGGTTGCGAGCGTCGCCACATCGTCTGGCACGTGCTGCTGCCAGAGGCACTGCCCGGCATCATCGGCGGCTTTACGCTGACGGTGGTGTCGTTGATTGGCGCATCGGCCATGGCGGGTGCCGTTGGCGCAGGCGGGCTGGGCGACATTGCCATCCGCTACGGCTATCAGCGCTTCGACACCACCGTCATGGCGGTGGTGATCGTGGTGCTGATCGGGCTGGTGAGCCTCGTGCAGTGGGTGGGGGATGTCTCGGTGCGGCGGCTGAAGGCGCGTTGA
- a CDS encoding HIT family protein: MPDATYDNQNIFAKILRGELPCIKVYEDDHTIAFMDIMPQADGHVLVLPKEGAAELFDLSDDAASAAIRTTRKLARAVRAAFTPPGIAIFQLNGSAAGQTVPHVHFHVLPRYSDTPLQPHARVQADSDKLKAQAEKIIAALQAE; this comes from the coding sequence ATGCCTGACGCGACTTACGACAACCAGAACATCTTCGCCAAGATCCTGCGCGGCGAGCTGCCCTGCATCAAGGTGTACGAAGACGATCACACCATCGCCTTCATGGACATCATGCCGCAGGCCGACGGCCACGTGCTGGTGCTGCCCAAGGAAGGCGCGGCAGAGCTGTTCGACCTGTCCGACGATGCCGCATCGGCTGCCATCCGCACCACGCGCAAATTGGCGCGCGCCGTGCGGGCTGCGTTTACCCCGCCGGGCATCGCCATCTTTCAGCTCAACGGCAGCGCCGCCGGGCAGACGGTGCCGCACGTGCACTTTCACGTGCTGCCGCGCTACAGCGACACCCCGCTGCAACCACACGCCCGTGTCCAGGCCGACAGCGACAAGCTCAAGGCCCAAGCTGAGAAGATCATCGCCGCACTGCAAGCGGAATAA
- a CDS encoding family 2A encapsulin nanocompartment shell protein has translation MAEADTQDVRTALGDSAARQLANATKTVPQLSTISPRWLVHLLQWQPVEAGIFRLNRVKNPRDVRVACSQRDEAELPQTFVDYDEHPREYFLNAVTTVLDVHTRVSDLYSSPHDQIQQQLRLTIETIKERQESELINNPDYGLLANVDETQRISTLTGAPTPDDLDELITKVWKEPAFFLAHPLAIAAFGRECTRRGVPPPTVSLFGSQFLTWRGLPLIPSDKVPIDENGRTKILLLRVGDKRQGVVGLYQPGVAGEQSPGLSVRFMGINRNAIASYLISLYCSLAVLTEDALAVLEDVEIGKYHDYPDTYK, from the coding sequence ATGGCAGAAGCAGATACCCAGGACGTGCGCACCGCGCTAGGCGACAGTGCCGCACGCCAATTGGCGAACGCGACCAAGACTGTTCCGCAGTTGTCCACCATCAGCCCGCGCTGGCTGGTGCACCTGCTGCAGTGGCAGCCGGTGGAGGCCGGCATCTTCCGCCTGAACCGCGTGAAGAATCCGCGCGATGTGCGTGTTGCCTGCTCGCAGCGCGACGAGGCAGAGCTGCCGCAGACTTTTGTCGACTACGACGAACATCCGCGCGAGTACTTCCTCAACGCGGTGACGACGGTGCTCGACGTACATACGCGTGTCTCGGATCTGTACAGCAGCCCGCACGACCAGATCCAGCAGCAGCTGCGCCTGACCATCGAGACCATCAAGGAGCGTCAGGAAAGCGAGCTGATCAACAACCCCGACTACGGCCTGCTGGCCAACGTGGATGAAACGCAGCGCATCTCCACGCTCACCGGCGCGCCCACGCCTGACGATCTGGACGAGCTGATCACCAAGGTCTGGAAAGAGCCAGCGTTCTTCCTTGCGCATCCGCTGGCGATTGCCGCGTTTGGCCGCGAATGCACACGCCGTGGCGTGCCGCCGCCCACTGTCAGCCTGTTCGGCTCCCAGTTCCTGACATGGCGCGGCCTGCCGCTGATTCCGTCGGACAAGGTGCCCATTGACGAAAACGGCCGCACGAAGATTCTGCTGCTGCGCGTGGGCGACAAGCGCCAGGGCGTGGTGGGCCTGTATCAGCCGGGTGTGGCGGGCGAGCAGAGCCCGGGCCTGTCGGTGCGCTTCATGGGCATCAACCGGAACGCCATCGCGTCGTACCTGATTTCGCTGTATTGCTCGCTGGCCGTGCTGACCGAAGACGCGCTGGCGGTGCTCGAAGACGTGGAGATCGGCAAGTACCATGACTACCCCGACACCTACAAGTAA
- a CDS encoding MetQ/NlpA family ABC transporter substrate-binding protein, whose translation MNLTQRLALALSALTIAAAAHAAPLRIGVTPGALADSVEVAAAEARKQGLDVKVVELTDWTTPNVALASGDLDLNYFQHQAFLDNAIKERGYAFKSVGIGVLGNIGLYSSKIKRLSDLKDGARVAVANDPVNQGRGLLLLQKAGLIKLRDGVGARGTLNDVVANPKKLKFVEIEGPQLVRALDDVDLAQGYPAHFVNAGKPDVASAGLLYSGIDDEYFAIRFVARNDNANDPRIARFIKLYQDSPAVRQQVRTSYANDDKLFTLPWVKR comes from the coding sequence ATGAACCTGACCCAACGACTCGCCCTCGCACTCAGCGCCCTCACCATTGCCGCTGCCGCCCATGCGGCCCCACTGCGTATCGGCGTCACGCCTGGTGCGCTGGCCGATTCCGTGGAGGTGGCCGCCGCCGAAGCCCGAAAACAGGGGCTGGACGTCAAGGTGGTGGAGTTGACCGACTGGACCACTCCGAACGTGGCACTCGCCTCGGGTGATCTGGATCTCAATTACTTTCAGCACCAGGCCTTTCTCGACAACGCGATCAAGGAACGCGGTTATGCCTTCAAGAGCGTCGGCATCGGCGTGCTGGGCAACATCGGCCTGTATTCCAGCAAGATCAAACGCCTGAGCGATTTGAAGGACGGTGCGCGCGTGGCCGTGGCCAATGACCCCGTCAACCAGGGCCGTGGCCTGTTGCTGCTGCAGAAGGCGGGGCTGATCAAACTGCGCGATGGCGTGGGTGCACGCGGCACGCTCAACGACGTGGTCGCCAATCCGAAGAAACTGAAGTTTGTCGAAATCGAAGGCCCGCAGCTCGTACGCGCGCTCGATGACGTGGACCTTGCACAGGGCTACCCCGCGCACTTCGTCAACGCGGGCAAACCGGACGTTGCAAGCGCCGGCTTGCTGTACTCGGGCATCGACGACGAGTACTTCGCCATCCGCTTCGTTGCCCGCAACGACAACGCCAACGACCCGCGCATCGCCCGCTTCATCAAGCTGTATCAGGACTCGCCTGCCGTGCGCCAGCAAGTGCGCACGTCCTATGCCAACGACGACAAGCTCTTCACTCTGCCCTGGGTGAAACGGTGA
- a CDS encoding TauD/TfdA dioxygenase family protein, producing MPDDHNAAIDTTFGALRVRRVAGHIGGEVLDLKLGADLAEDTFASLYAALLKYKVLFFRDQQHLDDDQHQAFGKRFGRIVAHPTVPAPTGTQLFELDASKGGGRADSWHTDVTFLDAFPKVSILRAVTIPAYGGNTVWANTARAYEQLPDTLKQLAEQLWAVHTNDYDYGAERTQIDGARLRHHREVFTASVYEASHPVVHVHPETSERALLLGHFVKRFTGLPGSESTRLFELLQNRVTRLDNTVRWQWRQHDVAIWDNRATQHYAINDYGNQPRLVRRVTVHGDTAVSVDGSRSTQLRRPEATNDAHIDTLVAASH from the coding sequence ATGCCAGACGATCACAACGCCGCCATCGACACCACGTTCGGCGCCCTGCGCGTACGCCGCGTGGCCGGACATATCGGCGGGGAGGTGCTCGACCTCAAGCTTGGTGCCGACTTGGCGGAAGACACGTTCGCGAGCCTGTATGCCGCGCTACTCAAGTACAAGGTGTTGTTCTTTCGCGACCAGCAGCATCTGGACGATGACCAGCACCAGGCTTTCGGCAAGCGCTTCGGCCGCATCGTCGCCCACCCGACCGTGCCGGCGCCCACCGGCACGCAGCTGTTTGAACTCGACGCGTCGAAGGGCGGTGGCCGTGCCGACTCGTGGCACACCGACGTGACGTTTCTCGATGCGTTTCCGAAGGTGTCGATCCTGCGCGCGGTGACGATTCCCGCTTACGGCGGCAACACGGTCTGGGCCAACACGGCCCGCGCCTACGAACAATTGCCGGATACGCTCAAGCAGCTTGCCGAGCAACTCTGGGCCGTGCACACCAACGATTACGACTACGGTGCCGAGCGCACGCAGATCGACGGCGCACGCCTGCGGCATCACCGCGAGGTGTTTACCGCGTCGGTGTATGAAGCGTCGCACCCCGTGGTGCATGTGCATCCGGAGACCAGCGAACGCGCCCTGCTGCTCGGGCATTTCGTCAAGCGCTTCACCGGCCTGCCGGGAAGCGAATCGACGCGGCTGTTCGAACTGCTGCAGAACCGCGTAACGCGGCTGGACAACACCGTGCGCTGGCAATGGCGCCAGCACGACGTTGCCATCTGGGACAACCGCGCCACGCAGCATTACGCCATCAACGATTACGGCAACCAGCCGCGCCTGGTACGCCGCGTGACCGTGCATGGCGACACGGCCGTCTCGGTGGATGGCAGCCGCAGCACGCAACTGCGCCGCCCCGAAGCCACCAACGACGCGCACATCGACACGCTGGTGGCAGCCTCACACTAA
- a CDS encoding methionine ABC transporter ATP-binding protein gives MTTLVSNPAHIWTDAIAPHARHADAAVSTPTAGTITFRNVGKTYRAAAGDVHALQGIDLDIPAGGIFGIIGRSGAGKSSLLRTINGLEQPTSGQVLVDGVDVGTLGRAAMVGLRRRIGMIFQHFNLLSAKTVWENVALPLKVAGVPPAEIAERVDALLALVGLEGKQHVYPGRLSGGQKQRVGIARALVHRPEILLCDEATSALDPETTDAILALLRDINRRLGLTIVLITHEMGVIRDICDNVLVLEAGRIAEQGPVWRVFGDPQHDATKALLEPLRGGLPEDVALRLQPTPPARAPFEQLIELSYTGTAAVPELAQIAQALHQPTRLLRADLDRIQGRTQGRLLVAAAGSTLSADALAALQLSQHTRSLGYVAAHD, from the coding sequence ATGACCACACTCGTCTCAAACCCCGCACACATCTGGACCGACGCGATCGCGCCGCATGCCAGGCACGCCGATGCCGCGGTCTCCACCCCCACGGCCGGCACCATCACGTTTCGCAACGTCGGCAAGACGTACCGCGCGGCCGCGGGCGATGTGCATGCACTGCAAGGCATCGACCTCGACATTCCGGCTGGGGGCATCTTCGGCATCATCGGGCGTAGCGGTGCGGGAAAATCCAGCCTGCTGCGCACCATCAACGGACTTGAACAACCCACCAGCGGGCAGGTGCTGGTGGACGGCGTCGATGTCGGCACGCTCGGCAGGGCCGCAATGGTGGGGCTGCGCCGGCGCATCGGCATGATCTTCCAGCACTTCAACCTGCTTTCCGCCAAGACGGTCTGGGAAAACGTCGCGCTGCCGCTGAAGGTGGCAGGCGTGCCGCCGGCCGAGATCGCGGAGCGCGTGGATGCGCTGTTGGCGCTGGTCGGGCTGGAGGGCAAGCAGCACGTGTATCCCGGGCGCCTGTCCGGCGGGCAAAAGCAGCGCGTGGGGATTGCGCGCGCACTCGTGCATCGCCCGGAAATTCTGTTGTGCGATGAGGCCACCTCTGCGCTCGACCCCGAAACGACCGACGCCATCCTCGCCCTGCTGCGCGACATCAACCGCCGCCTGGGGCTGACGATCGTGCTCATCACGCATGAGATGGGCGTGATCCGCGATATCTGCGACAACGTGCTCGTGCTCGAAGCCGGCCGCATTGCCGAGCAAGGCCCCGTGTGGCGCGTCTTTGGCGACCCGCAGCACGACGCCACAAAGGCCTTGCTCGAACCGCTGCGCGGCGGCCTGCCCGAAGACGTAGCGCTCCGTTTGCAGCCCACGCCGCCCGCGCGCGCTCCGTTCGAGCAACTGATCGAACTCAGCTACACCGGCACCGCCGCCGTGCCGGAACTCGCGCAGATTGCTCAGGCGCTGCACCAACCCACCCGCCTGCTGCGCGCCGACCTTGACCGCATCCAGGGCCGCACGCAAGGGCGCCTGCTGGTCGCAGCAGCGGGCAGCACGCTGTCGGCTGACGCGCTCGCCGCGCTGCAGTTGTCGCAACACACCCGGAGCCTCGGCTATGTCGCCGCTCACGATTGA
- a CDS encoding MFS transporter produces the protein MPESPAFHTSDLPSRLDRLPWSRFHTRVVIALGITWLLDGLEVTLAGAVAGALKQSPALHLSNAQVGIASSAYLIGAVFGALLFGWMTDRLGRRKLFFITLGVYILATLATAFSWSFASLVVFRVLTGAGIGGEYAAINSTIQELTPARVRGWTDLAINGTFWVGAALGAGASQWLLDPAHMSVDTGWRLCFFIGALLGLIILVMRFWIPESPRWLITRGRHEEAQTIVQDIESEIATRGHRFDSAPLPALRMRSRGHPRLMEVARVLFVQHRQRALVGLALMAAQAFFYNAIFFTYALVLTDFYGVPATKVGTYLLPFALGNFLGPLLLGRLFDVVGRRTMIAATYAISGVLLLVSGTLFKAGVLDGTTQTLAWTVVFFFASAAASSAYLTVSETFPLEVRALAIALFYAVGTGLGGVAGPALFGWLIDTHSRGAVFGGYAFGAVLMLLAAAVQACWGTAAERKPLEHVAAPLSVDDSQA, from the coding sequence ATGCCCGAGTCGCCAGCCTTTCACACATCAGACCTGCCCAGCCGGCTCGATCGCCTGCCCTGGAGCCGCTTTCACACGCGCGTGGTCATTGCGCTGGGCATTACGTGGCTGCTCGACGGCCTGGAGGTGACACTGGCCGGCGCGGTGGCGGGCGCCCTCAAGCAAAGCCCTGCCCTGCATCTTTCCAACGCGCAGGTCGGCATCGCCAGCAGCGCATACCTGATCGGCGCGGTATTCGGCGCGCTGTTGTTCGGCTGGATGACCGATCGACTCGGCCGCCGCAAGCTGTTCTTCATCACGTTGGGCGTCTACATCCTGGCCACGCTGGCGACAGCGTTCTCGTGGAGCTTCGCCAGCCTCGTCGTGTTTCGCGTGCTCACCGGCGCGGGAATCGGCGGCGAATATGCGGCCATCAATTCGACGATCCAGGAACTGACGCCGGCACGCGTGCGCGGCTGGACGGACCTCGCCATCAACGGCACGTTCTGGGTCGGTGCCGCGTTGGGTGCGGGCGCATCGCAGTGGTTGCTGGACCCCGCGCACATGAGCGTCGATACCGGCTGGCGGCTGTGCTTCTTCATCGGCGCCCTGCTGGGGCTCATCATTCTGGTGATGCGTTTCTGGATTCCGGAAAGCCCGCGCTGGCTCATCACGCGCGGTCGCCACGAAGAAGCGCAGACCATCGTGCAGGACATCGAAAGCGAGATCGCCACGCGTGGCCATCGCTTCGATTCCGCGCCGCTGCCGGCATTGCGCATGCGCAGCCGCGGCCATCCCCGATTGATGGAAGTCGCACGGGTGCTGTTCGTGCAGCACCGGCAACGTGCGTTGGTGGGCCTCGCGCTGATGGCCGCGCAGGCGTTTTTCTACAACGCGATCTTCTTTACCTACGCGCTGGTGCTGACGGATTTCTATGGCGTGCCCGCAACGAAGGTCGGCACCTACCTGCTGCCGTTCGCGCTGGGCAATTTTCTCGGGCCGCTACTGCTTGGGCGGTTGTTCGATGTGGTCGGCCGGCGCACGATGATTGCCGCCACGTATGCGATCAGCGGTGTGCTGTTGTTGGTGAGCGGCACGCTATTCAAGGCAGGTGTGCTCGACGGCACCACGCAGACCCTCGCGTGGACCGTCGTGTTCTTCTTTGCATCGGCCGCCGCCAGCTCGGCCTATCTGACGGTGAGCGAGACCTTCCCGCTTGAGGTGCGCGCACTGGCCATCGCGTTGTTCTATGCCGTGGGCACGGGGCTGGGCGGCGTTGCGGGGCCTGCGCTGTTCGGCTGGCTGATCGATACACACTCGCGCGGTGCCGTGTTCGGCGGCTATGCGTTCGGCGCGGTGCTCATGCTGCTTGCGGCCGCGGTACAGGCGTGCTGGGGGACGGCCGCTGAGCGCAAACCGCTCGAACACGTGGCTGCGCCGCTGTCGGTGGACGATAGCCAGGCTTGA
- a CDS encoding M20 family peptidase — MHASFKRRRATAGRVVGRLLLAIAVILVVLAAVVGVNTWRHNSRQLDVPAVTPVAVDGPAAAAHLAEAVRARTVSSAADAQLSADQFRQLHAMLEARYPKAHAVLQREQVGDFALLYTWKGADPSLKPIMLMAHQDVVPIASGTEGDWTQPPFDGVVKDGMVWGRGAWDDKGNLISQMEAIELLAASGFKPRRTIHLAFGADEEVGGERGAKRIAALLKSRGERLDFVIDEGLLITEGVLPGLAKPAALIGVAEKGFLSVQLKVGATPGHSSMPPPPGQSAIAMMSATLKRLDDDQLPAGIRGVAQEMFATLAPEMQGFSRVALSNLWLFGPLLQKQLEASGSSNAMLRTTTALTIVQAGNKDNVLPGRAEATVNFRLLPGDTIASVTAHVEDAAKAAAPKGKFELTRLPGSSEASPVSPTQSASYQLINKTVRELFPGTVVAPGLMIGATDSRHMIEIADHVYRFSPVRAKPEDLPRFHGTNERITEANLVELIRFYHRLVQQAAGA, encoded by the coding sequence ATGCATGCATCTTTCAAACGTCGCCGAGCGACGGCGGGGCGGGTGGTGGGGCGTTTGCTGTTGGCAATCGCCGTCATCCTGGTGGTCCTTGCAGCGGTTGTGGGCGTCAATACGTGGCGGCACAACTCGCGCCAGCTGGATGTGCCGGCCGTTACGCCGGTCGCGGTGGATGGCCCCGCCGCTGCGGCCCACTTGGCCGAAGCCGTGCGCGCACGCACCGTGTCGAGCGCCGCCGATGCGCAACTGAGCGCCGACCAGTTCCGCCAGCTGCACGCCATGCTCGAGGCGCGTTACCCTAAGGCGCACGCCGTGCTGCAGCGTGAGCAGGTGGGCGACTTTGCGTTGCTCTACACCTGGAAGGGCGCTGACCCGTCGCTGAAGCCCATCATGCTGATGGCCCACCAGGATGTCGTGCCGATCGCCTCCGGCACCGAAGGCGACTGGACGCAGCCGCCCTTCGACGGCGTCGTCAAAGACGGCATGGTCTGGGGGCGCGGTGCGTGGGACGACAAGGGCAACCTGATCTCGCAGATGGAAGCCATCGAGTTGCTGGCTGCCAGCGGCTTCAAGCCGCGCCGTACCATCCACCTGGCCTTTGGCGCCGACGAGGAAGTGGGCGGCGAGCGCGGTGCCAAGCGGATCGCCGCGCTGCTCAAATCGCGCGGCGAACGTCTCGACTTCGTGATCGACGAAGGTCTGCTGATTACCGAAGGCGTGCTGCCTGGGCTCGCCAAACCTGCGGCGCTGATCGGCGTGGCAGAGAAGGGCTTCCTCTCCGTGCAGCTCAAGGTGGGCGCTACGCCGGGACATTCGTCGATGCCGCCTCCGCCAGGGCAGAGCGCCATCGCCATGATGAGCGCCACGCTCAAGCGGCTGGATGACGATCAATTGCCCGCGGGCATTAGGGGCGTTGCGCAGGAGATGTTTGCGACGCTGGCGCCCGAGATGCAGGGTTTCAGCCGCGTGGCACTGTCCAACCTGTGGCTGTTCGGGCCGCTGCTCCAGAAGCAATTGGAGGCATCAGGCAGCTCCAACGCCATGCTGCGAACCACGACTGCGTTGACCATCGTGCAGGCCGGCAACAAGGACAACGTGCTGCCCGGCCGCGCCGAGGCCACAGTCAACTTCCGCCTGCTGCCCGGCGACACCATCGCCTCCGTCACCGCGCACGTGGAAGACGCCGCCAAGGCGGCGGCGCCCAAAGGCAAGTTCGAGCTGACACGCCTGCCCGGCTCGAGCGAAGCCTCGCCGGTGTCGCCCACGCAATCGGCGTCGTATCAGTTGATCAACAAGACGGTGCGAGAGCTGTTCCCGGGCACGGTCGTGGCGCCAGGGCTGATGATCGGCGCGACGGATTCGCGCCACATGATCGAGATTGCCGACCATGTGTATCGGTTCTCGCCGGTGCGCGCCAAGCCGGAAGACCTGCCGCGCTTTCACGGCACCAACGAGCGGATCACCGAAGCCAACCTGGTGGAGCTGATCCGCTTCTACCACCGGTTGGTGCAGCAGGCGGCCGGGGCCTGA